One window from the genome of Amycolatopsis sp. NBC_01480 encodes:
- a CDS encoding EfeM/EfeO family lipoprotein has protein sequence MSSRTASAAAPALPSSRPQPIVLVVGSPHGIDDWLGGPAGRYDFVFVNNEGAGAEIYLEDPATERIYVEVEHFGRGVSRTVTASVPPGTYRWVCITDYTIKYSLPVVVTGDPLPHEVYGIIPVTALDLRIPINRYVGWITGQLPALTRQVRRLRGDLQAGDAAAAKRDWLIAHLTYETLGGAYRAYDETGDDINADPPRGVSPARLADADFAGFRKIEAMLWGDRPVATIVPHVDALLEAIGRLADELALPNAITPIDMGRRAHEILEDALQQDLNGIGDAGSRTELATVDANLTGVWQALDPLRPILREQDPYLGQTDQQLRLTQQLVRSHHHAGGWAGLAALPVRQRAAVNAAVQHSVELLSHAAVVADPRNATRDRGPITHG, from the coding sequence GTGAGCAGCAGGACGGCCTCGGCGGCCGCACCAGCCCTGCCGTCGAGCCGGCCACAGCCCATCGTGCTGGTCGTCGGCTCGCCCCACGGCATCGACGACTGGCTCGGCGGACCGGCCGGCCGCTACGACTTCGTTTTCGTCAACAACGAGGGCGCCGGCGCGGAAATCTACCTGGAGGACCCCGCGACCGAGCGGATCTACGTCGAGGTCGAGCACTTCGGCCGCGGCGTCAGCCGCACGGTCACGGCGTCGGTGCCGCCCGGGACGTACCGCTGGGTCTGCATCACCGACTACACGATCAAGTACAGCCTGCCGGTCGTCGTCACCGGTGACCCGTTGCCCCACGAGGTGTACGGGATCATCCCCGTGACCGCGCTGGACCTGCGGATCCCGATCAACCGCTACGTCGGCTGGATCACCGGACAGCTGCCCGCGCTCACCCGGCAGGTCCGGCGGCTGCGCGGCGACCTGCAAGCCGGCGATGCGGCAGCCGCCAAACGCGACTGGCTGATCGCACACCTCACCTACGAGACGCTGGGCGGCGCCTACCGGGCGTATGACGAGACCGGTGACGACATCAACGCCGACCCGCCGCGCGGCGTCTCCCCTGCCCGCCTCGCGGACGCGGACTTCGCGGGTTTCCGCAAGATCGAGGCGATGTTGTGGGGTGACCGGCCGGTGGCGACGATCGTGCCGCACGTCGACGCGCTGCTCGAGGCGATCGGGCGGCTTGCCGACGAGCTGGCGCTGCCGAACGCGATCACGCCGATCGACATGGGCCGGCGGGCTCACGAGATCCTCGAGGATGCCTTGCAGCAGGACCTGAACGGGATCGGCGACGCCGGCAGCCGGACCGAGCTGGCGACCGTGGACGCGAACCTCACCGGGGTCTGGCAGGCGCTGGACCCGCTGCGGCCGATCCTGCGCGAGCAGGACCCGTACCTGGGCCAGACCGACCAGCAGCTGCGGCTCACCCAGCAGCTGGTTCGCAGCCACCACCACGCCGGCGGCTGGGCCGGACTGGCGGCACTGCCCGTTCGGCAGCGGGCCGCGGTCAACGCGGCAGTGCAGCACAGCGTCGAATTGCTCTCCCATGCGGCGGTCGTCGCCGACCCGCGCAACGCCACCCGCGACCGGGGCCCGATCACCCATGGCTGA
- a CDS encoding Dyp-type peroxidase produces the protein MADHNTAGPAGRPFEGAHQAGILEPAQRAAVVVAFLVTAADRPALRRMFRTLTTTIRYLVAGGDAPAGRGSDDGLVSTPYENGVLGPGAVPDGLTVTVSVGASLFDDRFGLAGVRPARLRAMDEFPNDALDPEHCDGDLLVQICADHPDTVLHALRILMRATRADLQVLWQMEGFTSPARPSGTPRNLFGFKDGTANKEFLDRADLVDQLVWTKAGGGEPDWVTGGSYHVVRLIRMFVEFWDRISINEQQRIFGRARDTGAPLSGRRERVAGPDEFQIPSYHRDAHGNTVPLTAHIRLANPHDGTADDRRMLRRGFNYSAGIQPNGQLDMGMIFICFNADLDRQFVAVQTLLIDEPLVDYISPFGGGYFFALPGVQDADDWLGRGMLG, from the coding sequence ATGGCTGACCACAACACCGCCGGGCCGGCCGGCCGGCCGTTCGAAGGCGCCCACCAGGCCGGCATTCTCGAGCCCGCGCAGCGCGCGGCGGTTGTCGTCGCGTTCCTCGTGACCGCGGCCGACCGGCCGGCGCTGCGGCGGATGTTCCGGACGCTGACGACGACGATCCGCTATCTGGTCGCCGGGGGCGACGCACCGGCCGGGCGCGGCAGCGACGACGGGCTCGTGTCGACCCCGTACGAGAACGGCGTGCTCGGCCCGGGTGCGGTGCCCGACGGTCTCACCGTCACGGTCAGTGTCGGTGCGAGCCTGTTCGACGACCGGTTCGGTCTCGCGGGCGTCAGACCGGCCCGGCTACGCGCGATGGACGAGTTCCCGAACGACGCGCTCGACCCCGAGCACTGCGACGGCGACCTGCTGGTGCAGATCTGCGCCGATCACCCGGACACCGTGCTGCACGCGCTGCGGATCCTGATGCGCGCGACCCGGGCCGACCTGCAGGTGCTGTGGCAGATGGAGGGCTTCACCAGCCCTGCGCGGCCGAGCGGGACGCCCCGCAACCTGTTCGGCTTCAAGGACGGCACCGCCAACAAGGAGTTCCTCGACCGTGCCGACCTCGTCGATCAGCTGGTGTGGACCAAGGCAGGCGGCGGCGAACCGGACTGGGTGACCGGCGGTTCCTACCACGTGGTCCGCCTGATCCGGATGTTCGTGGAGTTCTGGGACCGGATCTCGATCAACGAGCAGCAGCGGATCTTCGGCCGGGCCCGGGACACCGGCGCGCCGCTGTCCGGCCGGCGCGAACGCGTCGCCGGCCCGGACGAGTTCCAGATCCCCAGCTACCACCGGGACGCGCACGGCAACACGGTGCCGTTGACAGCGCACATCCGGCTCGCCAACCCGCACGACGGCACGGCCGACGACCGGCGGATGCTGCGCCGCGGCTTCAACTACAGCGCCGGCATCCAGCCCAACGGGCAGCTCGACATGGGGATGATCTTCATCTGCTTCAACGCCGACCTCGACCGGCAGTTCGTCGCCGTCCAGACGCTGCTCATCGACGAACCGCTGGTCGACTACATCTCGCCCTTCGGCGGCGGCTACTTCTTCGCCCTGCCCGGCGTACAGGACGCCGACGACTGGCTGGGTCGCGGCATGCTCGGCTGA
- a CDS encoding alkaline phosphatase family protein, whose protein sequence is MSDNDSAPADGNRATTGRNRITRRRLIQAAGAASAAVAAGGLSAAPAVAAPAGPGSKPAHQPHRTGTIKDLKHIVIVMQENRSFDHYFGTLDLAGARGFGDKQVLTWQNGRTIYYDPNSRAEGYLLPYHADSLKYNAQNTSARNRYFKEADVPWHHAIAKAYTVGDHYFCSLDTSTSPNRIMMWAGTNDAAGTSGGPVINNNGDYSYSYKFKTYPETLQDAGVSWQIYVNNDTDDNFLGDYSDNTVRSFAAFDPANATPGNSQPRKGLLARGNVLHTHTTPPAGIKNDTSDIDYVLRDFISDCAAGAIPEVSWVVAPAAWSEHPTYAPNNGAVYTDRVIEAVHDNPELWESTLIILNYDEPDHANRIGEGGFFDHVVPPIPEVGTPGERAPGIKPGFGGRVPFVLVSPWTRGGFVNSEVFDHTSTIQLIEEWTKSLGKPAICNNINDWRRGVSGNLLSAIDFSHFDASFPKLPKPADLLASVVADSSLPAVPQPAIGAQVMPTQPITGTAKRSPLSFQPNGVLVENHATGTATATFTVQGGPQGKAINMIGLADEYVPALAGAEPLGIGQDALPLTASNYRSASYTWDTKATNGKYAFTFYGPDHFIRSFAGTVVPANDKTSARPRAEVELVKGHTRPDSRGKSRDATLEFTLSAEGRRPVTFTLTANDFAGGKTTVEVPAGKRRAVSWPTEDGYYDVIITATESAGFSQRFAGRAAEM, encoded by the coding sequence ATGTCCGACAACGATTCGGCACCCGCGGACGGCAACAGAGCGACCACGGGGCGCAACCGGATCACCCGGCGCCGGCTGATCCAGGCCGCGGGAGCGGCGAGCGCCGCGGTCGCCGCCGGCGGGCTGTCGGCCGCCCCTGCCGTGGCCGCACCGGCCGGCCCCGGCTCGAAGCCGGCGCATCAGCCGCATCGCACCGGCACGATCAAGGACCTGAAGCACATCGTGATCGTGATGCAGGAGAATCGGTCGTTCGATCACTATTTCGGCACCCTCGATCTGGCCGGCGCGCGCGGCTTCGGGGACAAGCAGGTGCTGACCTGGCAGAACGGCCGGACGATCTATTACGACCCGAACAGCCGCGCCGAAGGCTACCTCCTGCCGTACCACGCGGACAGCCTGAAGTACAACGCGCAGAACACCAGCGCGCGGAACCGGTACTTCAAGGAAGCCGATGTGCCGTGGCACCACGCGATCGCCAAGGCGTACACCGTCGGCGACCACTACTTCTGCTCGCTGGACACCAGCACCAGCCCGAACCGCATCATGATGTGGGCCGGCACCAACGACGCGGCCGGCACGTCGGGTGGCCCGGTGATCAACAACAACGGGGACTACAGCTACTCCTACAAGTTCAAGACGTATCCGGAAACGCTGCAGGACGCCGGCGTCAGCTGGCAGATCTACGTCAACAACGACACCGACGACAATTTCCTCGGCGACTACTCCGACAACACCGTCCGTTCGTTCGCGGCGTTCGACCCGGCGAACGCCACCCCGGGCAACAGCCAGCCCCGCAAGGGCCTGCTCGCCCGCGGCAACGTGCTGCACACCCACACCACGCCGCCCGCCGGCATCAAGAACGACACCTCGGACATCGACTACGTGTTGCGGGACTTCATCTCCGACTGCGCGGCGGGCGCCATCCCCGAGGTGTCCTGGGTCGTCGCGCCCGCGGCGTGGAGCGAACACCCGACGTACGCTCCGAACAACGGCGCGGTCTACACCGACCGGGTGATCGAAGCGGTGCACGACAACCCCGAACTGTGGGAGTCGACGCTGATCATCCTGAACTACGACGAGCCCGACCACGCGAACCGCATCGGTGAAGGCGGCTTCTTCGACCACGTCGTCCCGCCGATCCCGGAGGTCGGCACCCCCGGTGAGCGGGCGCCCGGAATCAAGCCCGGCTTCGGTGGTCGCGTGCCGTTCGTGCTGGTCTCGCCGTGGACCCGTGGCGGCTTCGTCAATTCCGAGGTCTTCGACCACACGTCGACGATCCAGCTGATCGAGGAGTGGACCAAGAGCCTAGGCAAGCCCGCCATCTGCAATAACATCAACGACTGGCGGCGCGGCGTCTCCGGCAACCTGCTCTCGGCGATCGACTTCAGCCACTTCGACGCGTCCTTCCCGAAGCTGCCGAAGCCGGCCGACCTGCTCGCGTCGGTCGTCGCCGACAGCAGCCTGCCGGCCGTGCCCCAGCCCGCCATCGGCGCGCAGGTCATGCCGACCCAGCCGATCACCGGCACCGCGAAGCGGAGTCCGCTGTCGTTCCAGCCCAACGGCGTCCTCGTCGAGAACCACGCGACCGGGACCGCGACCGCGACTTTCACCGTCCAAGGCGGACCCCAGGGCAAGGCGATCAACATGATCGGGCTGGCCGATGAATACGTGCCTGCACTGGCCGGCGCCGAGCCGCTCGGCATCGGCCAGGACGCGCTGCCGCTCACGGCGAGCAACTACCGGTCGGCCTCGTACACCTGGGACACCAAGGCGACGAACGGCAAGTACGCGTTCACCTTCTACGGGCCCGACCACTTCATCCGCTCGTTCGCCGGCACCGTCGTCCCGGCGAACGACAAGACCTCGGCCCGGCCGCGGGCTGAGGTCGAGCTGGTCAAGGGGCACACGCGGCCGGACAGCCGGGGCAAGTCGCGCGACGCGACCCTCGAGTTCACCCTGTCCGCCGAGGGCCGCCGGCCGGTGACCTTCACCCTGACCGCGAACGACTTCGCCGGCGGGAAGACGACTGTCGAGGTGCCCGCCGGCAAGCGCCGAGCCGTCAGCTGGCCGACCGAGGACGGCTACTACGACGTGATCATCACCGCAACGGAGTCTGCCGGCTTCAGTCAGCGGTTCGCCGGTCGCGCCGCGGAGATGTGA
- a CDS encoding SDR family oxidoreductase, translating to MTPFDLTGRLALVTGSRRGIGRAIAEAYLAAGARVVLNSPDAAQLEAAAAELGDGALTCAFDVSDSDAAEAALERLVAERGCPDILVNNAGIQVRGPLTDLPVEDWRHVLDVDLTSAFVVGRTLARGMIARGSGKIVNICSVQTQLVRPTTAPYAAAKTGLAGLTRSMCAEWAGHGIQVNGLAPGYLDTELNASLVADPEFSAWITRRTPAGRWGRPEDVTGPAVWLASSASDFVNGQVVYVDGGLTAVI from the coding sequence GTGACACCGTTCGACCTGACCGGCCGGCTCGCGCTGGTGACCGGCTCGCGGCGCGGCATCGGCCGTGCCATCGCCGAGGCCTACCTCGCCGCCGGCGCGCGGGTGGTGCTCAACAGCCCCGACGCCGCGCAGCTCGAAGCCGCGGCCGCCGAGCTGGGCGACGGCGCCCTCACCTGCGCGTTCGACGTCTCCGACAGCGACGCGGCGGAAGCGGCGCTCGAGCGGCTCGTGGCCGAGCGCGGTTGCCCGGACATCCTGGTGAACAACGCGGGGATCCAGGTCCGCGGCCCGCTCACCGACCTGCCGGTCGAGGACTGGCGCCACGTCCTCGACGTCGACCTCACAAGCGCGTTCGTCGTCGGCCGCACGCTGGCGCGCGGCATGATCGCGCGCGGCAGCGGGAAGATCGTCAACATCTGCTCGGTGCAGACGCAGCTGGTCCGGCCGACCACCGCGCCGTACGCCGCGGCGAAGACCGGGCTCGCCGGCCTCACCCGGTCGATGTGCGCGGAATGGGCGGGCCACGGGATCCAGGTCAACGGCCTGGCGCCGGGCTACCTCGACACCGAGCTCAACGCCTCCCTGGTGGCGGACCCGGAGTTCTCGGCGTGGATCACCCGGCGCACACCCGCCGGCCGGTGGGGGCGCCCGGAGGACGTCACCGGCCCGGCGGTGTGGCTCGCGTCGTCTGCGTCGGACTTCGTGAACGGACAGGTCGTGTACGTCGACGGCGGCCTCACGGCGGTGATCTGA
- a CDS encoding multicopper oxidase domain-containing protein: MNPTRSPRFTTAAPVVLAVAIVVALTMPMPSAAAATTDGLPCEANSANTFSLDAKAGYVSTPDGNSIYMWSYSSSTKAFQLPGPMLCVDSGVTVTVVLHNTLPEATSILFPGQHHQRADGHPAQPQADSTGLTSLTDAAAPLTGSVTYTFTAGSPGTYLYESGTDVAKQREMGLSGALVVRPPGQPDHANGRADSAFDLNREYVYLLSEVDPDLHLAVERKRAFDVTKTKARYFFINGRSMPDTIAPTGAAWLPNQPYGSLVHLKPFVPGDPNSRPALVRYLNAGSVNYPFHPHGNDQRVITEDGQPVQGAGGSDASYDKFLIDIGPGQSADTLDQWVDAEHWNGETNPIPVPLPQLQDQIVGPGTETWFSENPYLGGQPGEVPAGVVRNNQCGEYYMVAHSHALEQATNYGASFGGMMTLVRIDPAAGCPS, encoded by the coding sequence ATGAACCCGACGCGCTCGCCCCGCTTCACCACCGCGGCCCCGGTCGTCCTGGCCGTCGCCATCGTCGTCGCGCTCACCATGCCGATGCCTTCGGCGGCCGCGGCGACCACCGACGGACTGCCCTGCGAAGCCAACTCCGCCAACACGTTCTCCCTCGACGCCAAGGCCGGGTACGTGTCCACACCGGACGGCAACTCGATCTACATGTGGAGCTACTCCTCGAGCACGAAGGCGTTCCAGCTGCCCGGTCCGATGCTCTGCGTGGACTCGGGGGTCACGGTCACCGTCGTCCTGCACAACACGCTGCCGGAGGCCACCTCGATCCTCTTCCCCGGCCAGCACCACCAGCGGGCCGACGGCCATCCCGCGCAGCCGCAGGCCGACAGCACCGGCCTGACTTCGCTGACCGACGCGGCCGCGCCGCTCACGGGTTCGGTGACCTACACCTTCACCGCCGGCTCGCCGGGCACCTACCTCTACGAGAGCGGCACCGACGTCGCCAAGCAGCGTGAGATGGGCCTGTCGGGTGCGCTCGTCGTGCGCCCGCCCGGGCAGCCCGACCACGCCAACGGCCGCGCCGACTCGGCGTTCGACCTCAACCGCGAGTACGTCTACCTGCTGTCCGAAGTGGACCCCGACCTGCACCTCGCCGTCGAGCGCAAGCGCGCCTTCGACGTCACCAAGACCAAGGCGCGGTACTTCTTCATCAACGGCCGCAGCATGCCCGACACGATCGCGCCCACCGGCGCGGCCTGGCTGCCCAACCAGCCCTACGGCTCGCTGGTGCACCTCAAGCCCTTCGTGCCCGGTGACCCGAACAGCAGGCCCGCGCTCGTGCGCTACCTCAACGCCGGTTCGGTGAACTACCCGTTCCACCCGCACGGCAACGACCAGCGCGTGATCACCGAGGACGGCCAGCCGGTGCAGGGCGCCGGCGGCAGCGACGCCTCCTACGACAAGTTCCTCATCGACATCGGGCCCGGCCAGAGCGCCGACACCCTCGACCAGTGGGTCGACGCCGAGCACTGGAACGGTGAGACCAACCCGATCCCGGTCCCGCTGCCGCAGCTGCAGGACCAGATCGTCGGGCCGGGCACGGAGACGTGGTTCAGCGAGAACCCGTACCTGGGCGGCCAGCCGGGCGAGGTGCCCGCGGGCGTCGTCCGCAACAACCAGTGCGGCGAGTACTACATGGTCGCCCACAGCCACGCACTCGAGCAGGCCACCAACTACGGCGCGAGCTTCGGCGGGATGATGACCCTCGTGCGCATCGACCCGGCCGCCGGGTGCCCGTCATGA
- a CDS encoding response regulator transcription factor, with protein sequence MSRLLVVDDEERIRRLLRRVLQAEGYAVDLAATGAEGLTAATERSYDLIVLDLMLPDVPGATVLSELLDRLPGARVVVLSAVPEIGTRVQVLDAGALDFLPKPFVTAELLARVRVRLREQQPGTTAGSRFLQVGDLRLDTQRRIVSVGNQQTALSQREFVLLSHLMQRADQVCSRAELLADVWGYQFDPGSNVVDVYVRRLRSKLDGLRRIETVRNVGYCLSAG encoded by the coding sequence TTGAGCCGCCTGCTGGTTGTCGATGACGAAGAACGGATCCGGCGTCTGCTGCGGCGCGTGCTGCAAGCCGAGGGCTACGCCGTGGACCTGGCCGCGACCGGCGCCGAAGGGCTCACCGCCGCTACCGAGCGTAGCTACGACCTGATCGTCCTGGACCTCATGCTCCCCGACGTCCCTGGCGCCACTGTGCTCTCCGAGCTCCTCGACCGGCTCCCGGGGGCCAGGGTCGTCGTGCTCTCGGCGGTGCCCGAGATCGGGACGCGGGTCCAGGTGCTCGACGCCGGCGCGCTCGACTTCCTGCCGAAACCTTTTGTCACCGCGGAACTCCTGGCGCGCGTCCGGGTGCGGCTTCGTGAGCAGCAACCCGGAACCACCGCTGGTTCGCGATTTCTCCAGGTCGGCGATCTCCGGCTGGACACCCAGCGCCGGATCGTCTCCGTCGGCAACCAGCAGACCGCGTTGTCACAACGTGAGTTCGTCCTGCTGAGCCACCTCATGCAACGGGCCGACCAGGTGTGCAGCCGTGCGGAACTGCTCGCCGACGTCTGGGGCTACCAGTTCGACCCGGGCAGCAACGTCGTCGACGTCTACGTCCGGCGGCTTCGTTCGAAGCTCGACGGGCTCCGCCGGATCGAAACGGTGCGCAATGTGGGTTACTGCCTCTCCGCGGGCTAA
- a CDS encoding sensor histidine kinase, whose amino-acid sequence MWRFPAGETIPFHFVWISIALVFGVNSWPLAGMLTALGAVTASTGLLMLDQAARREIRFEETAEVPLMAAVFLVMVWHVRGRQRALEELQRVAALEKQRAETQELFVRLGSHELRTSITVARGYVELIRSAHEDQQTDEDAGIVLDELGKLDRMTGGLTTLMRLDSPLSTADTDLDAFLERLVRRWTPVADRRWSVESGVGTVLANTKRLQAALDSLLENAITFTQNGDRIAVRAWRAPPGFHIEVADTGRGIAAEDLPHIFEQSWTTRSGDTRGGSGLGLAIVRAAVEARGGRVSVVSSPGAGATFTLSVPDEIRDSSRRTGATTPKARPGTEFHPGRADRT is encoded by the coding sequence ATGTGGCGGTTCCCCGCGGGCGAGACGATCCCGTTCCACTTCGTGTGGATCAGCATCGCGCTGGTCTTCGGCGTCAATTCGTGGCCACTGGCCGGGATGCTCACGGCGCTGGGCGCGGTCACCGCGTCGACCGGCCTGCTGATGCTCGACCAGGCCGCCCGCCGGGAGATCCGGTTCGAAGAGACCGCCGAAGTACCGCTGATGGCGGCCGTCTTCCTGGTCATGGTGTGGCACGTCCGGGGCCGCCAGCGCGCGCTGGAAGAGCTCCAGCGGGTGGCCGCGCTCGAGAAGCAACGCGCCGAGACCCAGGAGCTGTTCGTGCGCCTGGGCTCACACGAACTGCGGACCTCCATCACCGTCGCCCGTGGTTACGTCGAGCTGATCCGCTCGGCCCACGAGGACCAGCAGACCGACGAGGACGCCGGCATCGTGCTGGACGAGCTGGGCAAGCTGGATCGCATGACCGGCGGCCTGACCACGCTGATGCGCCTCGACTCACCGTTGAGCACCGCCGACACCGACCTCGACGCGTTCCTGGAACGGCTGGTGCGCCGGTGGACCCCGGTGGCCGACCGCCGCTGGTCGGTCGAAAGCGGGGTGGGCACGGTACTCGCCAACACCAAGCGGCTGCAGGCGGCCTTGGACAGCTTGCTCGAAAACGCCATCACCTTCACCCAGAACGGCGACCGGATCGCGGTGCGCGCGTGGCGCGCGCCCCCGGGATTCCACATCGAGGTCGCCGACACCGGCCGCGGCATCGCCGCCGAGGACCTGCCGCACATCTTCGAACAGTCATGGACCACGCGCTCCGGCGACACCCGCGGCGGCAGCGGCCTGGGCCTGGCGATCGTCCGCGCGGCCGTCGAGGCCCGCGGTGGCCGGGTCTCGGTCGTCAGCTCCCCCGGAGCCGGCGCGACCTTCACGTTGAGCGTTCCCGACGAGATCCGTGACTCCTCACGCCGCACGGGCGCAACGACCCCGAAGGCGAGACCGGGCACCGAATTCCATCCGGGACGAGCTGACCGGACGTAG
- a CDS encoding multicopper oxidase domain-containing protein has translation MTSDNQQRPARPMSRRTLLYGGAATVAAVAGGRLLGSRLDAPSPITVRTAAAVVPPVTEVHFAATDGWVSMPAGARQILPFWPDSLAPSPFDLYVFGFRDVTGLDDATVKAQRGKAQISAPLLAFDQGTDIKLTLTNLGLSQRPDLVDGHTVHWHGFQNAIPLFDGVPELSISVPIGRDFTYFYRPHEAGTYMYHCHFEDVEHVQMGMTGVVFVRPAQNKAPVGGDPLGTKYAYNDGDGSTRYQREFAFMLTEIWAEAHYRDAHIQTTDWTDFSPSFWTMNGRCYPDTLVPNGNPLTTAAGRLQYQPNSSLITANEGDRVLLRLANLGYQNHSLTVDGITLTTVAKDAAPLVGRDGSQHYLTGNSVEVGPGESRDVLFTAPSPGTYLLYDRDYGFLNNGGGGGYGGQMTEIRVSPAGTLGPQTIPNT, from the coding sequence GTGACCAGCGACAACCAGCAGCGGCCGGCGAGGCCGATGAGCCGCCGCACCTTGCTCTACGGCGGCGCCGCGACCGTGGCGGCCGTCGCGGGCGGGCGGCTGCTCGGCTCCCGCCTCGACGCGCCGAGCCCGATCACCGTCCGGACGGCCGCCGCGGTCGTCCCGCCGGTGACCGAGGTGCACTTCGCGGCGACCGACGGCTGGGTCTCGATGCCGGCCGGCGCCCGCCAGATCCTGCCCTTCTGGCCCGACTCGCTGGCCCCGAGCCCGTTCGACCTCTACGTGTTCGGCTTCCGCGACGTGACCGGGCTGGACGACGCCACGGTCAAGGCGCAACGCGGCAAGGCCCAGATCTCCGCGCCCCTGCTGGCTTTCGACCAGGGCACCGACATCAAGCTCACTCTCACCAACCTCGGCCTCTCCCAGCGCCCCGACCTCGTCGACGGTCACACCGTGCACTGGCACGGGTTCCAGAACGCCATCCCGCTGTTCGACGGCGTGCCGGAGCTGTCGATCTCCGTGCCGATCGGCCGGGACTTCACCTACTTCTACCGCCCGCACGAGGCCGGCACGTACATGTACCACTGCCACTTCGAAGACGTCGAACACGTGCAGATGGGCATGACCGGGGTGGTGTTCGTCCGGCCCGCGCAGAACAAGGCCCCGGTCGGCGGCGACCCGCTCGGCACGAAGTACGCCTACAACGACGGCGACGGCTCCACCCGCTACCAGCGCGAGTTCGCCTTCATGCTGACCGAGATCTGGGCCGAGGCGCACTACCGCGACGCCCACATCCAGACCACCGACTGGACCGACTTCTCGCCCAGCTTCTGGACGATGAACGGCCGCTGCTACCCGGACACCCTGGTCCCGAACGGCAATCCCCTGACGACGGCGGCCGGACGTCTGCAGTACCAGCCGAACAGCTCCCTGATCACCGCCAACGAAGGCGACCGCGTCCTGCTGCGCCTGGCCAACCTCGGCTACCAGAACCACTCGCTGACCGTCGACGGGATCACGCTGACCACCGTCGCCAAGGACGCCGCCCCGCTGGTCGGCCGGGACGGCAGCCAGCACTACCTGACCGGCAACAGCGTCGAGGTCGGCCCGGGGGAGAGCCGGGACGTGCTGTTCACCGCGCCGTCGCCGGGCACCTACCTGCTCTACGACCGCGACTACGGCTTCTTGAACAACGGCGGAGGCGGCGGTTACGGCGGCCAGATGACCGAGATCCGGGTCAGTCCCGCCGGCACCCTCGGCCCGCAGACCATCCCCAACACCTGA
- a CDS encoding helix-turn-helix domain-containing protein, which yields MIVLTEPIQISAAAAAIGLPERSLQRLTSATMGLSPIEFVNDIRIDHATFLLRTTKLSVDTIAGEVGFRNAGTLRSLVRRRRSTTIAALRR from the coding sequence GTGATCGTCCTCACCGAGCCGATCCAGATTTCCGCCGCCGCGGCCGCGATCGGGCTGCCGGAGCGAAGCCTGCAACGGCTGACGTCGGCCACGATGGGCCTGTCTCCGATCGAGTTCGTCAACGACATCAGGATCGACCACGCCACGTTCCTGTTACGCACCACCAAACTCAGCGTCGACACCATCGCCGGCGAGGTCGGGTTCCGGAACGCCGGCACCCTGCGCAGCCTGGTCCGCCGCCGCCGTTCCACCACCATCGCCGCACTCCGCCGCTGA
- a CDS encoding FadR/GntR family transcriptional regulator — translation MGGKVNPLSGPGGLHARVVDAIGSRIATGELAPGSVLSTERIEQDHGVSRSVVREVLRTLTGLGMVQPRHRVGTTVLPVAAWNLLDPRVITWRAGGPDSRRQLGELLTLREALEPMAARSAAAGRDEETARTLREALAGMTTAFEDGKPHDFATADTAFHEALLRGVHNDVLSQLVQTVLATLRARYAGHRSFSDETAVSLDRHRELVDAVTAGDQAAAEAASRALVREARAEVLGADDEEI, via the coding sequence ATGGGAGGCAAAGTGAACCCGCTGAGCGGACCGGGCGGCCTGCACGCCAGGGTGGTCGACGCGATCGGCAGCCGGATCGCCACGGGCGAGCTCGCCCCCGGCTCGGTGCTGTCCACGGAACGGATCGAGCAGGACCACGGGGTGTCCCGCTCGGTCGTGCGCGAGGTACTGCGCACGCTCACCGGGCTCGGCATGGTCCAGCCGAGGCACCGTGTCGGGACCACCGTGCTGCCCGTCGCGGCGTGGAACCTGCTCGACCCGCGCGTGATCACCTGGCGCGCGGGCGGGCCCGACTCCCGGCGCCAGCTGGGCGAGCTGCTCACCTTGCGCGAGGCCCTCGAACCGATGGCCGCGCGCAGTGCCGCGGCCGGCCGGGACGAGGAGACCGCGCGGACCCTGCGCGAAGCGCTGGCCGGGATGACGACCGCGTTCGAGGACGGGAAACCGCACGACTTCGCCACCGCGGACACCGCGTTCCACGAAGCCCTGCTGCGCGGGGTGCACAACGACGTGCTCAGCCAGCTCGTGCAGACCGTGCTGGCCACCCTGCGCGCCCGGTACGCGGGCCACCGTTCGTTCAGCGACGAGACCGCGGTGTCGCTCGACCGGCACCGCGAACTCGTCGACGCGGTGACCGCCGGCGACCAGGCCGCGGCCGAAGCGGCGTCCCGCGCACTTGTGCGCGAAGCCCGGGCCGAAGTTCTCGGTGCGGACGATGAGGAGATCTGA